The DNA sequence AGTGCTATCCAAAACGGCTTGACTCCTTTGGCGGATACGCTTCAAAGTGCCAGAGTCTCTCTTGAAGAGTTTAAAACTCTTGCGAGAAACTTTGTTAAAGGTGAAGTAAAATCCCCTGAGGAAGCCATAAAAGGTGCTCAAGATATTTTAGCCGAGAGATATTCGGATGCGCCTAGCCAAAGAGGGTATCTATACAAAAATATGATGCGAACCGGATTATTGGAGGTCAAAAAAGGTAAAGAGTTTGATGAAAAAGGAGTTTTTGTAAACTTTGTCGGCAAGAGTGAAAAAGTCGCCTATATCCCATCTCATCGCTATCTTGCCATTATGCGCGGGGTTAAAGATAAGCAACTTTCAGCAAAAATAACGGTTGATATAGAGCTGATTGAGAAAAATATAATGGAGTACAAAATCCCACGAAATGCATCAAGCTCCAAAGAGCTGTTATTTGAAGCCTACAGAGACGGACTTAAAAGACTGGCACTCCCCTCAATCGAAAGAGAGGTGCATACTGAGCTAAAAGAAAAAGCAGATATAGCGGCTATAACCGTCTTTGGCAAAAACCTAAACCAGCTCCTTATGACTCCGCCGGTCGCTTCAAAAGTTATACTTGGAGTTGACCCTGCATTTGTTAGCGGATGCAAGCTTGCCGTTGTTGATGAGAATGGAAACTTCCTTAAACATGATGTTATCTATCCGACTGCGCCAAAAAATGATTATAACACCTCCAAAACAAAAGTGTTGGCATTGGTAAAAAACTACAATATTAACGCCGTTGCCATCGGTAACGGAACTGCCTCAAGAGAGACCCAAGAGTTCTTTGCCCGTCTCAATAAAGAGGAGAATATAAATCTTGCCTATACTGTTGTATCAGAAGCCGGCGCATCTGTTTATTCCGCTTCAAAACTAGCACAAGATGAGTATCCAAATCTTGATGTAACCATAAGAGGCGCCATCTCAATAGCCCAAAGACTTCGCGACCCCATGGCAACACTTGTAAAAATAGACCCAAAATCTTTAGGCATTGGGCAATATCAACATGATGTGGATCAAAAACTTTTAGAGAAAAAATTAGGCGATGTAACGGGCGACCTCGTAAACCGTGTGGGTGTTGATATAAACTCCGCATCTGCGTCCTTGCTTGCATTCGTAGCTGGAATCGGTGAGAAAATAGCTAAAAATATCATATCTTTTAGAGATGAAAACGGGAACTTCAGAGCTAAAGATGAGCTTTTAAAAGTAAAAGGTTTGGGCAAAAAAGCGTATGAGCAGGCGGCAGGTTTTATTCGCATAAAAAACGGCAAAAATAGTTTTGATAATAGCGGTATTCATCCTGAGAGCTACGCAATAGCC is a window from the Sulfurimonas sp. genome containing:
- a CDS encoding Tex-like N-terminal domain-containing protein, with the translated sequence MQNLTELLISKTGLKHEQVENILKLLEDGATIPFIARYRKEMSGGASDEVLRDFEIIHESSKKLLERKDEILRLIESRATLTHEIRKNIDEADTLRALEDIYRPYKEKKNSRAQSAIQNGLTPLADTLQSARVSLEEFKTLARNFVKGEVKSPEEAIKGAQDILAERYSDAPSQRGYLYKNMMRTGLLEVKKGKEFDEKGVFVNFVGKSEKVAYIPSHRYLAIMRGVKDKQLSAKITVDIELIEKNIMEYKIPRNASSSKELLFEAYRDGLKRLALPSIEREVHTELKEKADIAAITVFGKNLNQLLMTPPVASKVILGVDPAFVSGCKLAVVDENGNFLKHDVIYPTAPKNDYNTSKTKVLALVKNYNINAVAIGNGTASRETQEFFARLNKEENINLAYTVVSEAGASVYSASKLAQDEYPNLDVTIRGAISIAQRLRDPMATLVKIDPKSLGIGQYQHDVDQKLLEKKLGDVTGDLVNRVGVDINSASASLLAFVAGIGEKIAKNIISFRDENGNFRAKDELLKVKGLGKKAYEQAAGFIRIKNGKNSFDNSGIHPESYAIAKKLDGIELEKIDIKSKALELEVGEETLKDIIKELLKPGFDPREDLPPIPFKNDITDIKMLKEGSFVSGVVRNIADFGAFVDIGLKNDGFIHIS